One Ricinus communis isolate WT05 ecotype wild-type chromosome 7, ASM1957865v1, whole genome shotgun sequence genomic region harbors:
- the LOC8264955 gene encoding 60S ribosomal protein L13a-4: MVSGSGICAKKVVVDARHHMLGRLASIVAKELLNGQKVVVVRCEEICMSGGLVRQKMKYMRFLRKRMNTKPSHGPIHFRAPAKIFWRTVRGMIPHKTKRGEAALARLKVYEGIPPPYDKIKRMVIPDALKVLRLQSGHKYCLLGRLSSEVGWNHYDTIRELEKKRKERAQVMYERKKQLNKLRVKAQKSAEEKLGSQLDILAPVTY, encoded by the exons ATGGTGTCGGGATCAGGAATATGCGCGAAGAAGGTAGTGGTGGACGCGAGGCACCACATGCTAGGGCGGCTAGCATCAATCGTGGCAAAGGAGCTGCTGAATGGGCAAAAAGTAGTGGTGGTGCGATGCGAAGAAATATGCATGTCAGGAGGACTTGTAAGGCAGAAAATGAAGTACATGAGATTCCTTCGCAAGCGAATGAACACTAAACCTTCTCACGGTCCCATTCACTTTCGTGCCCCTGCCAAGATCTTCTGGCGCACTGTCCGCGG AATGATTCCACACAAGACAAAGCGTGGGGAAGCGGCACTTGCCCGATTGAAGGTTTATGAGGGTATCCCACCACCATATGACAAGATCAAAAGGATGGTCATCCCTGACGCTCTTAA GGTGTTGAGACTTCAGAGTGGACACAAGTACTGCCTGTTAGGTCGTCTATCATCTGAGGTTGGGTGGAACCACTATGACACCATCAGG GAGCtggagaagaagagaaaggaaagggCTCAGGTTATGTATGAGAGGAAGAAGCAGTTGAACAAACTCAGGGTCAAGGCCCAGAAGTCTGCAGAGGAGAAGCTTGGTTCCCAACTAGATATACTAGCTCCTGTTACATACTGA
- the LOC8264954 gene encoding probable fructokinase-5 has protein sequence MTISTANPAPLIVSFGEMLIDFVPDVAGVSLAESGAFIKAPGGAPANVACAITKLGGNSAFIGKVGEDEFGHMLVNILKKNGVNCEGVSFDQEARTALAFVTLKKNGEREFMFYRNPSADMLLKESELNMGLIKQAKIFHYGSISLISEPCRSAHMAAMKAAKAAGILLSYDPNVRLPLWPSHEAARDGIKSIWNEADFIKVSDDEVAFLTQGDPTKEEVVLSLYHDRLKLLIVTDGEKGCRYFTKSFKGKVSGYSVKTVDTTGAGDAFVGALLVSVAKDASIFENEGKLKEALTFANACGAICTTQKGAIPALPSTSDAQALIKSSKA, from the exons ATGACGATCTCAACAGCAAACCCAGCACCATTGATTGTTTCTTTTGGGGAGATGTTAATAGATTTTGTCCCAGATGTTGCTGGTGTTTCCTTGGCAGAATCTGGTGCCTTCATCAAGGCACCTGGCGGTGCTCCTGCTAATGTTGCTTGTGCTATCACCAAGCTTGGTGGTAATTCTGCCTTCATTGGCAAG GTTGGTGAGGATGAGTTCGGACACATGCTTGTGAACATCTTGAAGAAGAATGGTGTGAATTGCGAAGGAGTATCCTTTGATCAGGAAGCAAGAACGGCATTGGCTTTTGTGACACTGAAAAAGAATGGAGAAAGAGAATTCATGTTCTACAGGAATCCTAGTGCTGATATGCTGCTGAAGGAATCAGAATTGAACATGGGTTTGATTAAGCAGGCAAAGATATTCCATTACGGATCAATAAGTTTGATATCAGAGCCATGCAGATCTGCTCACATGGCAGCAATGAAAGCTGCAAAGGCAGCTGGGATTTTGCTTTCTTATGATCCAAATGTAAGATTGCCACTTTGGCCCTCTCATGAGGCTGCTAGAGATGGAATTAAGAGTATATGGAATGAAGCTGATTTCATAAAGGTAAGTGATGATGAAGTAGCCTTCCTGACACAAGGAGATCCtacaaaagaagaagttgTTCTTTCACTGTACCATGATCGCCTCAAGTTGCTTATTGTCACTGATGGAGAAAAGGGTTGCAGATACTTCACTAAG AGTTTTAAAGGAAAGGTTTCTGGGTATTCAGTGAAAACAGTAGACACAACTGGTGCAGGTGATGCTTTTGTTGGTGCACTTCTGGTTTCTGTTGCCAAAGATGCTTCAATTTTTGAG AATGAAGGGAAATTGAAAGAAGCATTGACATTTGCAAATGCATGTGGGGCAATTTGTACAACTCAGAAAGGAGCAATTCCAGCACTTCCATCAACTTCTGATGCGCAAGCGCTCATCAAGTCTTCCAAGGCCTAA
- the LOC8264953 gene encoding LOW QUALITY PROTEIN: receptor-like protein EIX1 (The sequence of the model RefSeq protein was modified relative to this genomic sequence to represent the inferred CDS: inserted 1 base in 1 codon), with translation MCSHFLAECELVSKLRSVVATSTSRICSSTQASKEAVWLKMMMEELGHEQEHIPTAAVECLASARNPTFHSKSKHIRVQYHFVREKVEEGTVDMQKIHTKDNLADFLTKAVNTDKFICVVMTKFSNNGSGSATVIRCIESERQALLHFKKGLIDRANLLSSWTNEEEDCCRWSRVRCDKHTGHVVMLDLRPIMIGRDGIYALGGDGNFVWTGIGGELSSSLLELPYLSHLDLSNNWFSDIPEFMGSLSTLIYLDLSNNAIETFPYQLGNLSMLQYLDLSLNYEMRLDSIGWLDRLSSLRVLKSDELWGSTAIVDLQIFDDQQLRGPISDSFGDMASLVRLTLLSNKIQGGIPASFGNLCNLRTLWVFGVSGLLSDLLQNLTGCAKKSLQILGLSENQLEGSIPDINEFPSLRELYLDHNHLDESFPKTFMHFSQLRILNVGNNRLVGSLPDLSKMSSLTELVVGNNELTGSLTDSIDKLRKLQILDVSSNRLNGVVIEAHLSNLSQLQKLDLSHNSLSLNVNFVWVPTFKLDVIKLSSYLSSNLFHGPIPPFFYNTTVLNLSKNTFTGTVSVLCTITDSALSYLDLSENLLSGGLPNCWGQFRLLVILNLENNSLSGIIPSSIGSLHQIESMRLRNNNFTGNXPSSLKNCFRLTLLDLGGNKLTGKVSTWIGESLRNLIVLRLQLNEFYGNIPSTICHLKAIQVLDISFNSLSGTIPSCINNLTTMTQIQSSSNTISYRFDLSYSYWNGSKSLRLPNDSAYYVDYASVVWKGLEQEYGKTLGLLKIIDFSNNNLNGEIPEEVTRLLGVISLNLSMNNLTGAIPSRIGLLKLLESLDLSCNKLSGRIPTSLADLSFLGYLNLSKNQLTGKILLSTQLQSFDASAYMGNQRLCGPPLSDCSDDGKTQHPSGVDFRKI, from the exons ATGTGTTCACACTTCTTGGCGGAGTGTGAGTTGGTATCAAAGCTGCGATCGGTTGTGGCGACATCAACAAGCAGAATATGTAGCAGTACACAAGCTAGTAAGGAAGCGGTAtggttgaaaatgatgatggagGAACTCGGGCACGAACAAGAGCATATTCCTACTGCAGCGGTCGAGTGCCTTGCATCCGCAAGGAATCCGACTTttcattcaaagtcaaagcaCATACGAGTCCAGTATCACTTCGTTCGTGAAAAAGTGGAAGAGGGCACTGTGGATATGCAGAAAATTCATACTAAAGACAATCTAGCAGATTTTTTGACGAAGGCAGTTAACACTGACAAATTTATTTG TGTAGTTATGACCAAATTCAGCAATAATGGATCAGGAAGTGCAACTGTTATAAGGTGCATAGAGAGCGAGAGACAAGCTCTGCTCCACTTCAAGAAAGGCCTAATTGATAGAGCAAACCTGCTTTCTTCATGGacaaatgaagaagaagattgtTGTAGATGGAGCAGGGTCAGGTGCGACAAGCATACCGGTCACGTGGTCATGCTTGACCTCAGGCCCATAATGATAGGCAGAGATGGCATTTATGCTCTAGGAGGTGATGGGAATTTTGTTTGGACAGGAATTGGTGGTGAGTTAAGCTCTTCCTTGCTTGAATTACCATATTTGAGTCACTTGGATCTCAGTAATAATTGGTTCAGTGACATACCAGAATTTATGGGTTCCCTTAGTACGTTAATATATCTCGACCTGTCGAACAATGCTATTGAAACATTTCCTTACCAGCTTGGGAATCTCTCTATGCTCCAGTATCTTGATCTCAGCTTGAACTATGAGATGAGATTAGATAGCATTGGATGGCTTGATCGCCTTTCTTCTTTAAGAGTACTTAAGTCAGATGAGCTTTGGGGAAG CACTGCCATAGTTGATCTTCAAATCTTTGATGATCAGCAATTAAGAGGTCCCATTTCAGATTCTTTTGGAGACATGGCATCACTTGTACGTCTTACCCTCCTTTCGAATAAAATCCAAGGTGGGATACCGGCATCTTTCGGAAATCTTTGCAACTTAAGAACTTTGTGGGTGTTTGGTGTCTCTGGATTACTTTCGGATTTGCTGCAAAACCTCACTGGCTGTGCCAAGAAATCATTACAGATACTGGGATTAAGCGAAAATCAGCTTGAAGGGTCAATTCCTGATATCAATGAGTTTCCGTCCTTGAGAGAATTATATCTTGATCATAATCATTTGGATGAGTCTTTTCCTAAAACCTTTATGCACTTTTCTCAACTTCGTATTTTGAATGTAGGAAATAACCGATTAGTCGGGTCACTGCCTGATCTTTCGAAGATGTCATCGCTCACGGAGTTAGTTGTGGGCAACAATGAGTTAACTGGAAGTTTAACTGACAGCATAGACAAGCTACGAAAGCTCCAAATTTTGGATGTTTCTTCAAATAGGTTGAATGGAGTTGTCATAGAAGCACACCTGTCTAACCTATCCCAGCTGCAGAAACTAGATTTGTCTCACAATTCACTATCTCTGAATGTCAATTTTGTTTGGGTTCCCACATTTAAGCTGGATGTTATCAAATTAAGCTCTT ATTTGAGCTCCAACTTGTTCCATGGCCCTATACCGCCATTTTTTTACAACACGACAGTACTCAATCTGTCCAAAAATACGTTTACAGGGACTGTGTCTGTCTTATGCACTATAACTGATAGTGCTTTGAGCTATCTTGACCTTTCTGAAAATTTGCTATCAGGAGGCCTTCCTAATTGTTGGGGTCAATTCAGATTGTTGGTCATTCTTAATTTGGAGAACAATAGTTTATCTGGGATAATCCCAAGCTCAATTGGCTCACTTCACCAAATTGAATCAATGCGTTTGAGGAACAACAATTTTACAGGAA TGCCTTCATCCTTGAAGAATTGCTTTAGGCTGACGCTTCTAGATCTTGGAGGGAATAAGTTGACAGGAAAGGTATCAACATGGATAGGAGAAAGTCTGAGAAACTTAATTGTGCTTCGTCTGCaattaaatgagttttatGGAAACATTCCTTCAACAATATGTCATCTTAAAGCTATTCAGGTATTAGATATTTCGTTCAACAGCTTATCTGGAACTATTCCATCTTGCATTAATAACCTCACCACTATGACCCAAATTCAAAGTTCAAGTAACACCATATCCTATAGATTTGATCTATCATATAGTTACTGGAATGGAAGTAAATCACTTCGGCTTCCCAATGATTCTGCATACTATGTTGATTACGCATCTGTTGTGTGGAAAGGACTTGAGCAAGAATATGGAAAAACATTAGGGCTGCTGAAGATCATTGATTTTTCAAACAACAATCTGAATGGAGAAATTCCTGAAGAAGTGACACGTTTATTAGGAGTAATATCACTGAATTTGTCAATGAACAATTTGACTGGAGCCATTCCCAGCAGAATTGGGCTCTTGAAATTATTGGAATCTCTTGATTTGTCTTGCAATAAACTTTCCGGTAGAATTCCGACAAGCTTGGCTGATTTGTCTTTCCTCGGATATTTGAACTTGTCAAAGAACCAATTGACAGGGAAAATTCTATTAAGCACCCAACTTCAAAGCTTCGATGCCTCTGCATATATGGGTAATCAAAGGCTTTGTGGACCTCCATTGAGTGACTGCTCAGATGATGGAAAAACACAGCATCCATCAGgggttgattttagaaaaatatga
- the LOC8264952 gene encoding receptor-like protein EIX2, with the protein MKGSTISLQLYLKLVWTACMLAIIRFSCFLGSANATLSAECIDSERAALLKFKKSLNDPALLSSWVSGEEEDCCRWNRVTCDHQTGHVIMLDLRPIIKDEGDDFSSSENLLSGELSSSLLELPYLSHLDLSQNIFQKIPDFFGSLSNLTYLNLSFNMFSGTFPYQLGNLSMLQYLDLSWNSDMTADNVEWLDRLSSLRFLHISFVYFGKVVDWLKSIKMHPSLSTLILHRCQFDETDPSSLSSVDSSKSLANLRLFFSSFNTSINSWLVNVSTVIVHLELQDDQLKGPIPYFFGDMRSLVHLVLSYNQLEGPMPISFGNLCRLKTLDLSGNHLSEPFPDFVGNLRCAKKSLEILSLSNNQLRGSIPDITEFESLRELHLDRNHLDGSFPPIFKQFSKLLNLNLEGNRLVGPLPSFSKFSSLTELHLANNELSGNVSESLGELFGLRILDASSNKLNGVVSEVHLSNLSRLQQLDLSYNSLALNFSADWTPSFQLDMIKLSSCRIGPHFPGWLQSQRNFSHLDISNSEISDVVPSWFWNFSSKIRYLNLSFNHLYGKVPNQSAEFYTLPSVDLSSNLFYGTIPSFLSNTSVLNLSKNAFTGSLSFLCTVMDSGMTYLDLSDNSLSGGLPDCWAQFKQLVILNFENNDLSGSIPSSMGFLYNIQTLHLRNNSFTGEMPSSLRNCSQLELLDLGGNKLTGKVSAWIGESLTKLIVLRLRSNEFYGNVSSTVCYLRYLQILDLSFNHFSGSIPSCLHNLTALAQNQNSTSALIHQFFNGYSYWKGSGDWGTKYSADYIDNALVVWRGVEQEYGKTLKLLKIIDLSNNNLTGEIPEEMTSLLGMISLNLSRNNLTGAIPGRISHLKLLESLDLSHNKLSGKIPTSLAGLSFLSKLDLSKNQLTGRIPSSTQLQSFDASAYLGNPGLCGPPLSDCPGDGTMQHSSGPAGIGNSVKEGEEWIDKPSLLAGMGVGFALGFWGILGPLLLSKCWRSPYFQFLENTVDCLYLKIMLKLGR; encoded by the coding sequence ATGAAAGGAAGCACGATCTCCCTTCAACTTTACCTAAAATTGGTATGGACTGCATGCATGTTAGCTATCATCAGATTCTCTTGCTTTCTGGGATCTGCAAATGCAACTTTGAGTGCAGAGTGCATCGACAGCGAGAGAGCAGCTCTCCTTAAATTCAAGAAAAGCCTCAATGATCCAGCCCTACTCTCTTCGTGGGTATccggagaagaagaagactgCTGCAGGTGGAACAGGGTCACCTGCGACCATCAAACTGGTCACGTTATCATGCTTGATCTCCGGCCTATAATTAAGGATGAAGGTgatgatttttcttcttctgaaaATTTATTGAGTGGTGAGCTAAGTTCTTCCTTGCTTGAATTACCGTATCTGAGTCACTTGGACCTcagtcaaaatatttttcaaaaaataccAGATTTTTTTGGTTCACTTAGTAACTTAACATACCTCAACCTGTCATTCAATATGTTCAGTGGTACATTTCCATACCAGCTTGGGAACCTCTCTATGCTACAATACCTTGATCTCAGCTGGAATTCTGATATGACTGCAGACAACGTTGAATGGCTTGATCGCCTTTCTTCCTTAAGATTCCTGCATATAAGTTTTGTTTACTTTGGTAAAGTTGTGGATTGGCTTAAATCGATTAAAATGCACCCTTCTTTATCAACCTTGATATTGCATAGATGTCAATTTGACGAAACTGATCCTTCATCACTTTCCAGTGTTGATTCTTCCAAATCCCTTGCGAACCTTCGTCTGTTCTTTAGCAGTTTCAATACTTCAATTAACTCATGGTTAGTCAATGTTAGTACTGTCATTGTTCATCTTGAACTCCAAGACGATCAGTTGAAAGGTCCAATTCCATATTTTTTTGGAGACATGAGATCACTTGTACATCTTGTCCTCTCCTACAATCAACTTGAAGGTCCCATGCCTATATCCTTTGGGAATCTTTGTCGCTTGAAAACATTAGACTTGTCTGGCAATCATCTAAGTGAGCCATTTCCTGATTTTGTAGGAAATCTGAGGTGTGCCAAGAAATCGTTAGAGATTCTAAGCTTAAGTAATAACCAACTTAGAGGGTCAATTCCTGATATCACTGAATTTGAATCGCTAAGAGAATTACATCTCGATCGAAATCATTTGGATGGATCTTTTCCTCCAATCTTTAAACAATTCTCCAAGCTTCTTAACTTGAACCTTGAAGGAAACAGATTAGTTGGGCCATTGCCTAGTTTTTCTAAATTCTCATCCTTGACTGAGTTGCATCTGGCCAACAATGAGCTCAGTGGCAATGTCAGTGAGAGTTTAGGAGAGCTATTTGGACTCAGAATCCTGGATGCTTCTTCAAATAAGTTAAATGGAGTTGTCTCAGAAGTCCATTTGTCTAATCTCTCCAGGCTGCAGCAGCTAGACTTGTCTTATAATTCTTTAGCTTTGAATTTCAGTGCCGATTGGACTCCGTCTTTTCAATTAGATATGATCAAACTCAGCTCTTGCAGAATAGGTCCGCATTTCCCTGGCTGGCTTCAAAGCCAAAGAAATTTCTCTCACCTTGATATCTCCAATTCTGAGATTTCAGACGTTGTCCCTAGCTGGTTTTGGAATTTCAGCTCCAAAATACGGTATTTGAATCTCTCATTTAACCATTTATACGGCAAGGTTCCAAATCAATCAGCAGAGTTCTATACCTTGCCTTCAGTTGATCTAAGTTCCAACTTGTTCTATGGTACTATACCATCATTCCTTTCTAACACATCAGTGCTAAATCTCTCCAAAAATGCATTTACAGGATCCCTGTCTTTCTTATGCACAGTAATGGATAGTGGTATGACCTATCTTGACCTTTCTGATAACAGCTTATCAGGAGGCCTTCCTGATTGTTGGGCGCAGTTCAAACAGTTGGTCATTCTTAATTTCGAGAACAATGATTTATCTGGGAGTATTCCAAGTTCAATGGGCTTCCTTTACAATATTCAGACATTGCACTTGAGGAACAACAGCTTTACAGGAGAAATGCCTTCATCTTTGAGAAATTGCTCTCAACTAGAGCTGCTAGATCTTGGAGGGAATAAGTTAACAGGAAAGGTATCAGCTTGGATAGGAGAAAGCTTAACCAAATTAATTGTTCTTCGTCTTCGGTCAAATGAGTTCTATGGAAATGTATCTTCAACAGTTTGTTATCTCCGCTATCTTCAGATATTAGATCTTTCATTCAATCATTTCTCAGGATCTATTCCATCTTGTCTCCACAATCTCACTGCTTTAGCTCAGAATCAAAATTCGACTTCAGCTTTAATCCATCAATTTTTCAATGGCTATAGTTATTGGAAGGGAAGTGGTGATTGGGGTACAAAATACTCTGCTGATTATATTGACAATGCATTGGTAGTATGGAGGGGAGTTGAGCAAGAGTACGGAAAAACACTAAAATTGTTAAAGATCATAGATCTTTCAAACAATAATCTAACTGGAGAAATTCCTGAAGAAATGACAAGTCTGTTAGGAATGATTTCCCTCAACTTATCAAGAAACAATCTGACCGGTGCTATCCCTGGAAGAATCAGCCACTTGAAATTGTTGGAATCTCTTGATTTGTCCCACAATAAACTTTCAGGTAAAATTCCCACAAGCTTAGCCGGTTTATCTTTCCTCAGTAAGTTGGACTTGTCAAAGAATCAATTGACAGGGAGAATTCCATCAAGCACTCAACTTCAAAGCTTTGATGCCTCTGCATATTTGGGAAATCCAGGGCTTTGCGGGCCTCCACTGAGTGACTGCCCAGGTGATGGAACAATGCAACATTCATCAGGGCCTGCCGGCATTGGCAATAGTGTTAAAGAAGGCGAAGAGTGGATTGACAAGCCGTCACTTCTTGCTGGAATGGGGGTTGGATTTGCGCTAGGGTTCTGGGGAATCTTGGGCCCTTTATTGTTAAGTAAGTGTTGGAGAAGCCCTTACTTCCAGTTCTTGGAAAACACAGTAGACTGTCTGTACTTGAAAATCATGCTGAAGTTGGGCAGATGA
- the LOC8264950 gene encoding probable LRR receptor-like serine/threonine-protein kinase At5g48740 has protein sequence MALNRIWVGFIFLSCLWILGFCKDKDGFLSLSCGGTTNFTDSSNISWVSDSAYISIGNTTTINYIEGTSSFTVPVRFFQDLKGRKCYKLPLTNVSSVVLVRAQFVYKNYDRLGKPPAFSVSLGTAVTSTVNLTINDPWTEEFVWPVNKDTVSFCLHAIPDGGSPVISSLEIRPLPQGAYQSGIGDFPNKPLRKSFRINSGYTNGSLRYPLDPYDRIWDADENYTPFHVSSGFNKLLRFNLSSLSENPPVYVLQTARVLARRDALTYNLDLDTTGDYCIVLYFAGILPVSPSFDVLINGDIVQSNYTVKMSEASALYLTRKEIKSLNITLKSISFYPQINAIEVYEIVEIPLEASSTTVSALQVIQQSTGLDLEWEDDPCSPTPWDHIGCEGSLVTSLELSDVNLRSINPTFGDLLDLKTLDLHNTSLAGEIQNLGSLQHLEKLNLSFNQLTSFGTELDNLVSLQSLDLHNNSLQGTVPDGLGELEDLHLLNLENNKLQGSLPESLNRESLEVRTSGNPCLSFSTMSCNDVSSNPSIETPQVTILAKNKPNKINHMAIIFGAAGGTILALLVISLTVFLYIKKPSTEVTYTDRTAADMRNWNAARIFSYKEIKAATNNFKQVIGRGSFGSVYLGKLSDGKLVAVKVRFDKSQLGADSFINEVHLLSQIRHQNLVGLEGFCYESKQQILVYEYLPGGSLADHLYGPNSQKVCLSWVRRLKISVDAAKGLDYLHNGSEPRIIHRDVKCSNILMDKDMNAKVCDFGLSKQVMQADASHVTTVVKGTAGYLDPEYYSTQQLTEKSDVYSFGVVLLELICGREPLRHSGTPDSFNLVLWAKPYLQAGAFEIVDDNIKGTFDVESMRKAAAVAARSVERDASQRPKIAEVLAELKEAYNIQLSYLAACDM, from the exons ATGGCCCTAAACCGCATCTGGGTTGGCTTCATCTTCTTGTCTTGTCTATGGATACTTGGTTTCTGCAAAGACAAAGatg GTTTCTTGAGTTTATCTTGCGGTGGAACGACAAATTTTACTGATTCATCGAACATTTCTTGGGTTTCTGATAGTGCATATATAAGCATAGGCAACACGACCACCATTAATTACATTGAGGGTACTTCTTCATTTACTGTTCCGGTCCGGTTTTTCCAAGACTTGAAAGGTCGAAAGTGCTATAAGCTTCCATTGACGAATGTGTCATCTGTAGTACTAGTTAGAGCTCAATTTGTGTATAAGAACTATGACAGGCTTGGAAAACCCCCTGCTTTCTCTGTTTCTCTTGGCACAGCTGTTACTAGCACTGTAAATCTTACAATCAATGATCCATGGACGGAAGAATTTGTGTGGCCTGTTAATAAGGACACGGTTTCTTTCTGTTTACATGCAATTCCTGATGGCGGATCGCCTGTTATTTCATCTCTTGAAATTCGTCCACTTCCTCAAGGAGCTTATCAGAGTGGAATAGGAGATTTTCCTAACAAGCCACTTAGAAAGTCTTTTCGTATCAATAGTGGCTATACAAATGGTTCCTTGAG GTACCCCTTGGATCCATATGATAGAATATGGGATGCTGATGAGAATTATACACCGTTTCATGTATCAAGCGGATTCAATAAGCTGCTAAGATTCAATTTGTCAAGTCTTAGTGAGAATCCTCCTGTTTATGTTCTTCAGACAGCGAGAGTTCTGGCACGAAGGGATGCCTTAACCTACAACCTTGATCTTGACACAACAGGGGACTACTGCATTGTCCTTTACTTTGCTGGGATTCTTCCTGTCTCTCCCTCTTTTGATGTCTTGATAAATGGAGATATCGTTCAATCTAATTATACTGTGAAAATGTCAGAAGCTAGTGCTTTGTACTTAACtcgaaaagaaatcaaaagcttGAATATTACACTGAAAAGTATCAGTTTCTATCCACAAATCAATGCAATTGAGGTTTATGAGATTGTTGAAATTCCATTGGAAGCTTCCTCAACAACAG TGTCAGCCCTTCAGGTTATTCAGCAGTCGACTGGACTGGACCTGGAATGGGAAGATGACCCATGTTCTCCAACACCATGGGACCATATTGGATGTGAAGGAAGCCTTGTCACATCATT gGAGCTTTCAGATGTCAATTTAAGATCAATTAATCCAACTTTTGGTGATCTGTTGGACCTTAAAACACT GGATTTGCATAACACTTCACTTGCTGGAGAGATACAGAACTTGGGAAGCCTTCAACATCTTGAGAAGCT GAACCTGAGCTTTAATCAGCTAACGTCCTTTGGAACAGAATTGGACAACTTGGTTAGCCTTCAGAGTCT GGACCTGCATAACAATAGCTTACAAGGAACAGTTCCTGATGGTTTAGGAGAGCTGGAGGACCTTCATCTCCT TAACctggaaaataataaattacaagGCAGCCTACCAGAGTCTTTGAATAGAGAAAGTCTGGAAGTCAG GACATCAGGAAATCCATGTCTTTCCTTCTCAACAATGTCATGCAATGATGTTTCATCTAATCCTTCAATTGAGACTCCTCAAGTTACAATCCTCGCCAAGAATAAGCCTAACAAGATTAATCATATGGCAATTATATTCGGTGCTGCTGGAGGAACCATACTTGCTCTTCTTGTCATTTCTCTGACAGTATTCCTGTACATAAAGAAACCAAGTACTGAAGTCACATACACAGACA GGACCGCAGCAGATATGAGAAACTGGAATGCAGCAAGAATCTTTTCCTacaaagaaatcaaagcaGCTACGAACAACTTCAAGCAGGTAATTGGGCGCGGTAGTTTTGGATCTGTTTATCTTGGAAAGCTTTCAGATGGCAAACTTGTAGCTGTGAAAGTTCGGTTTGATAAGAGTCAACTCGGGGctgattcttttattaatgag GTTCATCTGTTGTCACAAATTCGTCACCAGAATCTCGTGGGTTTAGAAGGATTTTGTTATGAATCAAAGCAGCAAATACTAGTCTACGAGTATTTACCCGGTGGATCTCTGGCTGACCACCTCTATG GTCCCAACAGTCAGAAAGTTTGTCTAAGTTGGGTTCGCAGACTGAAAATCTCTGTTGATGCTGCTAAAG GATTGGACTATCTGCACAATGGAAGTGAACCACGAATCATACACCGTGATGTGAAATGCAGCAATATTTTGATGGACAAAGACATGAATGCCAAAGTATGTGACTTCGGCCTTTCTAAGCAAGTAATGCAGGCAGATGCAAGTCATGTCACCACTGTTGTCAAAGGCACTGCTGGCTATCTTGATCCTGA GTACTATTCTACTCAACAGCTTACAGAAAAGAGTGATGTCTATAGCTTTGGTGTAGTTCTTCTGGAACTCATTTGTGGGCGAGAACCATTACGCCACTCAGGAACTCCAGATTCTTTCAATTTAGTGTTATGG GCCAAGCCCTACTTGCAGGCAGGTGCATTTgagatagtggatgataacATAAAAGGAACTTTTGATGTGGAAAGCATGAGAAAGGCAGCCGCAGTTGCTGCTAGGTCAGTAGAGAGGGATGCTTCACAGAGGCCTAAAATTGCAGAGGTGTTGGCAGAGCTGAAAGAAGCCTACAATATTCAGCTCTCGTATCTCGCAGCTTGTGATATGTAA